A single genomic interval of Helianthus annuus cultivar XRQ/B chromosome 6, HanXRQr2.0-SUNRISE, whole genome shotgun sequence harbors:
- the LOC110895915 gene encoding transcription factor MYB33 produces MSNMTSESEEDRTTSNKADPDDEVSTGTLKKGPWTSAEDAILVAYVTKNGEGNWNTVQKHSGLSRCGKSCRLRWANHLRPDLKKGTITPEEERRIIELHAKMGNKWARMAAELPGRTDNEIKNFWNTRTKRRQRAGLPIYPHDICLQTLTDNAQTQNTATFNTSHAEISPNNTFACPAVEFKRLELNKELYIPNILDLPGGALGSSTCNSDFLFPVPKRVRRADTYPVFDGDPDEYFSITCSYDQNLNAYFNGNTSSSSSEPILWAQKSELPSIQYSTQMGSCSSPLPSLESVDTLIQQSVLMGQTKSDRDSGLIDAVLLQSQNLNTTDSSSQPDDWEAYGGGDPLSPLGHSAASVLSEYTPHLGGGSSTDEHQSVEAISVKHEAEEFGAKQEDEKPNHSRPDFVMDNWFGSSSNAAEEDYSNSDPIRALLGDDDFGCDISPFHYQSTGKLDDISEICIGSGNR; encoded by the exons ATGAGCAACATGACAAGTGAAAGCGAGGAGGACAGGACAACGTCCAACAAAGCTGATCCTGATGATGAAGTTAGCACTGGCACTCTGAAGAAAGGTCCATGGACATCTGCTGAAGATGCAATCTTGGTGGCTTATGTAACCAAAAATGGAGAAGGCAACTGGAATACTGTTCAGAAGCATTCTGGCCTTTCTCGTTGCGGTAAAAGCTGTCGATTAAGGTGGGCAAACCACTTAAGACCTGATCTTAAAAAAGGTACAATTACACCCGAGGAGGAGCGCCGTATCATTGAACTCCATGCTAAGATGGGTAACAAATGGGCCCGCATGGCTGCTGAG TTACCTGGACGTACAGATAATGAAATCAAGAACTTTTGGAACACAAGAACGAAAAGAAGACAGCGTGCTGGATTACCGATTTACCCTCATGACATTTGTTTGCAAACGCTAACTGACAATGCACAAACCCAAAACACGGCCACTTTCAATACATCACATGCTGAAATCTCCCCAAATAATACCTTTGCATGTCCAGCTGTCGAGTTCAAGAGGTTGGAATTAAATAAGGAGTTATACATACCAAACATTCTTGATCTTCCTGGAGGCGCTCTGGGATCCAGTACGTGTAATAGCGATTTTCTTTTCCCGGTGCCAAAACGTGTCAGGAGAGCCGATACTTATCCGGTATTTGATGGTGACCCCGATGAATATTTCTCCATCACTTGTTCGTATGATCAAAACTTGAATGCCTATTTTAACGGCaacacttcttcttcttcttctgagcCCATTTTGTGGGCCCAGAAGTCGGAGCTCCCTTCAATCCAGTATTCTACCCAAATGGGTAGTTGTTCTTCCCCACTGCCTTCACTTGAATCTGTTGATACGTTAATCCAACAGTCGGTTTTAATGGGTCAAACAAAGTCTGACAGGGACAGTGGGTTGATAGATGCAGTGCTGTTACAATCCCAAAATTTGAATACCACCGACAGTTCGTCTCAGCCGGATGACTGGGAAGCGTATGGCGGGGGGGATCCTTTGTCACCTTTGGGTCATTCTGCAGCTTCTGTTTTGAGTGAATATACTCCTCATTTAGGTGGAGGAAGCTCAACGGACGAACATCAATCGGTTGAGGCCATTTCAG TTAAGCATGAAGCAGAGGAATTTGGTGCTAAGCAAGAGGACGAGAAACCCAACCATTCAAGACCAGATTTTGTTATGGACAACTGGTTTGGTTCCAGTTCAAATGCTGCAGAAGAAGACTATAGTAACAGCGACCCGATTCGTGCActtcttggtgatgatgattttGGCTGTGACATTTCACCGTTTCACTACCAGTCTACTGGAAAATTGGATGACATCTCTGAAATTTGCATAGGCTCGGGAAACCGTTAA